The nucleotide sequence GAAAGAGCTCCGTTTTCTGCTATCATATTAAGAACTTGTTTTGAACCTGGTGCGATGGAGAGAGAAACTCCCGGATCAACAGTTTTTCCATCTAAAATATATGCAACTTTGAGCATATCAAGAAGTGATGAATTTGTACATGAACCAATACATACCTGGTCAATTTTCATTCCGGCAAGCTCGGAAATCTTTTTAACGTTGTCAGGTGAGTGAGGGCAGGCAGCCATAGGCTCGAGTTCGCTCAAATTGATCTCTATAATTTCATCATATTCAGCGTCAGCGTCAGCGCTGAGAGGTTTATAATCGGCTTCCCTGTCCTGAGCTCTTAAAAATTCACGTGTAATTTCGTCAGACGGGAAAATAGAGGTAGTAGCTCCGAGTTCAGCTCCCATATTTGTAATAGTAGCTCTTTCCGGAACTGAAAGTGATTTAACGCCTTCTCCGCAGTATTCAATAACCTTGCCGACACCGCCCTTTACAGACAAAATTCTAAGAACTTCAAGTATAACGTCTTTTGCGGCAACCCAGGGGTTAAGCTTTCCGGTAAGCTCAACTTTAACTATTTTAGGGTATGTAATATAATATGTGCCTCCGCCCATAGCAACGGCAACATCCATACCGCCGGCACCCATAGCTATCATACCGAGACCTCCGCCGGTAGGCGTATGGCTGTCGGAACCAATTAAAGTTTTTCCGGGGATTCCGAAACGTTCAAGATGTACCTGGTGACAGATACCGTTTCCGGGACGAGAAAAATAAATACCGTGCTTTTTACAAACACTGCCGATAAAACGGTGGTCGTCGGCATTTTCAAAACCGCTTTGCAGCGTGTTGTGGTCAATATATGCAACTGATTTTTCAGTCTTAACTCTGGGAACTCCCATAGCTTCAAATTCAAGATACGCCATAGTTCCGGTAGCGTCCTGGGTCAAAGTCTGGTCGATACGAATACCTATTTCCTGCCCTTTGACAGATTCGCCCTCAACCATGTGGTCTCTCAATATTTTTTCTGTAAGTGTCAAACCCACTAAAATCAACTCCTTTTCAATATACAAATACTTTTTAATTGTTATATATTCATTTTATATTAACATGCCCGAAATGTCAAGCGTTATGTTAAGTTTTTCACAATAATTACAGTGTTTCCAAACAGTGGGATTATTGTGAAATTGGGCTGTATAAATGCTATAATAGTCATAATTTTTTGAAATGATATAATTGTATTATCTTTATTTGTTTTTAATTACAAACGTTAGTTTGATGTGCCTAGCCCGGTTGCGTCCGCCGGACCCGGGCGCCGACACATATTTTTTTATTTTATTATATATTAAATATGGAGTAACTTTGTTAATAATCTATTAAATATAAAAATATATAAAAAATAAATAAGAATAATAACAATAGAATGTCTATATGGTTTGAAAAGCTAAGAATAAAAGCAAAAATTATTTAGCAAAAAAGTTTATTTAGCAACAAATATTAGCAACAAATAATGGTTTGGAAAAATAAGTAGACTGTAGATAAAGTATGAAGTGTTTGGCAAGATGCACAAGACAAGCTTTAGCCCCGCTTGCACAAGGAGTTATGAGGCAGCTTTATGGTCTCAAGGAGAATAAATAGCGTTTCCGAGCGTTGCCCATTTCTCAGTTCAGCTTTAATAATCGTTCTTTCGTTGGAGAAATCTTACTTTTTTGTATAACGTTTCCCGTAAAATCACTTTTTTATATGTTAAAATAAATTAAAAATTTATGTTTATTTTATATTATAAATTACTATAATCTATGTTTATAAAAGTAAAATGAAAACTATAAGTATATAAAATAATTTTATCAATAAAATATCTCAAAATCCGATTTAAAATCACATTCATATTTAATATTCTTGAAAAGAAGAAAGTGTGTCAGCGCCCGGGTCCGGCGGGCGCAACTGGGCTAGGCACATCAAACCAACGTTTGTAAATAAAAGTAAATAAATAGAATTTATTTATTAATTTCAGGATTGTCAGTCCGCCCCACGAGATAATCAATAGAAACATCAAAATAATCAGCAATAGCTGTTATAGTTTTTAGACTGGGTTGTGCAGTTCCGTATTTTAACCGTTGTACAGAATTAGGCTGAATATTTATTTGTTCGGCAAGCTGCTTTTGAGTAATACCATTTGAAACTCGCAAATTTCTTAATTTATTATTAAAATTATTCATTAAAATATCACCATTTTTAATATGAATTATATAAATGTGTCAGCACCCGGGTCCGGCGGGCGCAACTGGGCTAGGCATATCAAACTAACGTTTTTAAATAAAAGTAAATAAAATCTATTTATTAATTTTAGGATTGTCAGTCCGCCCCACGAGATAATCAATAGAAACATCAAAATAATCAGCAATTGCTATTAACATATCATACGCCGGTTTACGGGATCCTTGTTCATAATTTTGAACGCCTCGTTCACTGGCTCCTATAAATTCAGCAAGTTGTTTTTGTGTGACATTATTTAATTTACGTAACTCTTTTAATCTTGTACTTAAGTTAATTCATTAAAATATCACCATTCTTAATATGTATTAAATAAATGTGTCCGCGCCCGGGTCTGGCGGGCGCAACCGGGCTAGGCACATCTAACTAACGTTTGTAAATAAATTATAGTTTATTTATTAATTTCTGGATTCTTAGTCCGTCCCACGAGATAATCAAGAGATACATTATAAAAATCAGCTAGGGAAATGAGTATATCAAAAGACGGACGTTGATCATTTGCTTCATAACGTTGATAATTCCGTTCTGTAATACCAATATTAGAAGCTACTTGTTTTTGAGTATAATTAAAAGATATTCGCATTTCTTTTAAATGTTCTCCAAAATTAAACATAAAAAATAACCTTTCAATAAATTAATATATAGAAGTGCCCATGCACAAATTTGTCTGCTCAAAAGATTGGGCATATCAAACTAGTATTCCGTAAATAAAAGTAAATAAAATATAATCTATTTATATAATTTGGGATTGTCAGTACGTCCAACCAAGTAGTCAATGGATACGTCAAAATAATCAGCTAAAGCAATCAGCACACTTGCCGTAGGTTCACGTTGACCACGTTCATAGTATTGATATGCTCTTAATGACAAATTTACATCTTTTGCAATATCTTTTTGCAAAAGGTTTTTATCTTTTTTTAATTTAATAAGTCTGTTAGAAAGTTTATTCATAAAATAACCTCACAAATTTTGTAAAAAAGTATTGACAAGCATAAATGTGCATGATATAATAAGTTCGAAAAGAGCACATGTGTGCATTCGTTGCTTTGGAAAGAGATGATGCAATATTATACATATATAAAAATATCTAAAAACTATATAATATAAGATTATTTGGTGTATTGTGTACATAGTAAAACGTAGTTGATAATAATCTTTTGTATTATTATAGTTTAACATGGTTTGACAAAATAAACAAGCCTTTTATTGGGCTTGTATTAAAAAATTAAAAGAGGAGGGAGTTATAATGAGTTACTTTTTAGACCCTTTCAGCAAAGTAAATATTCAGCAGATTGCTTCATTTATCATGTATGGGGATGAATTTACAATACCTACAAAAGGCTCTTATGAACAGAGAATAGAAGAAGCCTGGAATTCTTTTGTTGAAGAGGCAAAAAAATTATATCCGGATTTAAAAGAAACAGACAGGATTTTTGACTTTATTATTTTTTATGCTTCGGTAGTTGAGGAAATATATATGGAAGTCGGTATTAGGTGCGGAGCGCAGCTGGTTATAAAACTTTTTGAAAAAGATATTTAATATAATTATTATAAAGATTACACATCATAATTATTACACAGCATGTAATAATTTACTTACATGCTGTGCTAATTATTGTATCTCGTAATCAATTGACGGTTAAATTGATATAGAAATTAAAGATAAAATAGTGGCATTACTTAGTATGATAAACTTTGAGGTTAAAATAGCTTTAAACAGTTTCATGATTTGTTATAATGTTATAAATTATATATTTGATTATAAAAATATAACTATTATACAAAAACAATCTTAAAAGTTTTGTGATTAGAAAATAGATGTTTAGTTTATAAATCAAAACATTCTCATGTGTTCCAGTTTAAACTTTATATTTTTAAATCTTTTTTACGGGTATGTACAAATTAGAAATCAGACCGTCTTTGTCATTTATCTCAGAAGGAGACGTGATATATTCAAGAAACAGGTGTCCGTTAAAATCGTAGCCGTTTATCTCCATCCATTCAGCTATTGATTTATAAATATCGCATATTTGGTCATACCAGCCTGTAAATGTTACGCAGGCTGTGAGTGTTTCGGGGACTTCCTTAAATTTAAGAATTTCAGAGTCATCAAACTTACCGTTGACACCAATCTGTACCTCAATATCCGGGCTTTCATCTTTATGGTCATTATCCATATAGACAGCGACGGGAGGGCAGTCATTTGATAAACAGATGTCATTTTTAGCGGCAAGTAAGTAGATTTTCTTCCACAGTTCTCCTTCGTCTTTATATTCCGGTATTGTTTCTCTTAATGCTGCCACTGAGCGTTTTGGTACTGTCTTTAATTCAACATTATATTTTGGCATAGTCTCATTCCTTTCAAGTTTTTTAATAGTCTTATCAAGCGTTAAAAGCCGTTTTTCAATATCTGAATATTCAGCCTGCATTTTTATTTGGCATTCTTTTATAACGGTCAGCATAGCTTCAGGAGAATAGTTCAGATGTTTAAGAATTTTAATTTCGGATATACTTATACCCATATCCCTAAGAAGTTTTACATTAGATATTTCGGAAAGCTGTTTGGTTTCATAATAACGGTATCCGGTAAATTTATCTATATAAGCCGGGGATAGTATTCCATGCTCATCATAGTAGCGCAGCATACGTATGCTTACCATTGACAGCCTTGAGAAGTCACCTATTTTTAACATTATATTTCCTTCTTTCGTACATGTACTTTTGAGCTCGTATTTAGTATAATACCTAACACTGTGTCAGAGTCAACAGTATTTTTTGTTTTTTATGAAAATAAAAATTTTTTTGAAAAATTTTCAAAAAAAGTCTTGACAAAAATAAAATTAGGTATTATAATGCAAGAGTTGACTTTGGTTCCCCTCGTGTCAACAATTTTGCGAGCATGCTGGAATCGGCAGACAGGCACGTTTGAGGGGCGTGTGCTTATGGCGTGTGGGTTCAAGTCCCACTGCTCGCACCATTATATTGCCTGATTGTGTAAGGGTAGCACAAATGACTCTGACTCATTTTGTCCGGGTTCGAATCCTGGTCAGGCAGCCATAAAGCGTTTGACACAATGTCAGACGCTTTTTATTTTAAAATTTCTGATTGGCGGCGGTTATATTTTGTTTGATAAATTAAAACAGAAAACTATGTCAGCAAACGAGTATGTCAAAACTTTTGTAAAGTGGATGTTTCTTGCTACTATAACCGGAGGTTTTGGCGGTATAGTCGGTTCCCTCTTTAATATGTGCATTGTATATGTTACTAAAATGAGAAATAAAAACAGCTGGCTGATTTTTTTGCTTCCTCTTGGAGGACTGCTGATAGTGTTTCTTTACCGGATTTGTAAAATGGATAAAAATTCGGGCACTAATAATGTTATCAAATCAGTGAGAAGCGAGGAGGATGTTCCGTTTCTTTTGGCGCCTCTGATTTTTATAGGTACTACTGTCACTCATTTATTTGGCGGCAGCGTTGGCAGAGAAGGAGCTGCTCTTCAGCTTGGCGGCAGTATTGGAGAAATGACCGGTAAGCTGATTAAGCTGAATGAGAATGATATGCACATTATAAGAATGTGCGGTATGAGCAGCGTGTTTTCAGCTCTTTTCGGAACCCCTCTGACTGCAACTTTCTTTGCTCTTGAGGTCATAAGCGTTGGTATAATACACTATTCGGCTTTTATACCGTGTCTTTTGTCGGCTGTGCTGTCGTATAAAGTTTCTTTATTGTTCGGAATCATACCTGAGACATACTTGCTTCCATACATACCATTGTTATCTATGGCGTCTTTCTTTAAGACCATTGCTATTGGTATAGTTTGCGCTGTTGTAAGCATAATTTTCTGCGTTGGAATTTTCGGTACAAATAAGCTTTTTAAGAAGTGGCTTAGGAATCCTTATCTGAGGATTTTTGTTGGCGGAGTTATAATAGTTGCTTTAACATTTTTTCTTGGAACAACTGATTATAACGGAGCCGGAATGAATGTCATCGACCGGGCAGTATTAGAAGGAAAGGCTTTGCCTTATGCGTTTCTGTTAAAAATGATTTTTACAGCTATCACTATTGGATGCGGTTTCAAAGGCGGTGAAATAGTTCCGACATTATTTATTGGAGCGACGCTTGGCTGCGTTCTGGGAGGATTGCTGCATTTTAATCCGGCTTTTTCTGCTGCGCTGGGGATGGTTGGTATGTTCTGCGGTGTGGTAAACTGTCCTATAGCCTCTGTTTTGCTGAGTGTGGAATTATTCGGTTCCGGAGGTATTGTGTTGTTTGCGACTGTGGCGGCTGTAAGTTATATGATGTCAGGTTATTATGGATTATACAGCGGTCAGAAAATAGTTTACTCAAAACTTAGAACTGAGTTTATAAATATATATACAAAAAAAGAATATTAATTTTGCGGATATTCAGTCCGCTTTTTATTTTGTCCCGGCGTAATATGCCGGGATTTTTTATTTTAAAGAAATATTTTAAAAGTTAAAAATATGTATAGGTTTTTATTGCCAATCGTATTGTTTGGTGATAATAGATTATCAGGATTTAATTATTCAGTGATTGATAATGATTTTATTGGTGTAAGGCAATATATTTTCTACTATTGTAAAAGGCGTTTTTGACAATAGATTTTATTAGTTTTAATTCGGGTAAAATTAATGTCGATATTTTTGGATAAAAAACTTTTGGGAAATAAAGGCGGAAATAAAGTCTTTGTCTAACTCTATCAGGTAGCCGTTTATTAAGGATTAAATTATAAATGTGGACATAAATGATATGAGATTATAAAGGAGGAAATTAAATGAGGTATGAAACAGAACAAATAGGAGGGGCTTTGGTGGTCAAGCTATACGGCGAGATTGACCAGCATTGTGTAAGCGAGATACGTGACGACATTGACAGACAGATTGCTATTAGGAATATAAACTCATTGATAGTTGATTTGGGCGGAGTAGAATTTATGGACAGTTCAGGAATCGGTATGATAATGGGCAGGTATAAAAATATGGTCAGCCGCGGCGGAAAAATGATGCTTGTTCGTCCTCAGCCACAGGTTGACAAAGTTCTTGAACTATCGGGTATTAAAAAACTTTTTGAAAAGAATTGCGGATAAAAAGGAGTGAATAAAATGAATAACTATATGAAACTGGAAATACCATCAAAGACCACAAATGAAGCTTTTGCCAGAGCGGCAGTTGGGGCGTTTGCAGCTCAGGTTGATTTAACTATAGAGGAACTGTCCGATATTAAAACCGCTGTTTCTGAGGCTGTAACAAATTCCATAATTCATGGATATAAAGACGCAAGCGGGGTTATATTTATAAATTGTAATATAAGTTGTAAGGATGACAAGTATACTATTGAGATAGTTATAGAGGATAAAGGAAAGGGGATAGAGGATATAGATGTAGCAATGCAGCCGCTATATACTACCTCTCCGAATGACGAGAGAAGCGGAATGGGCTTTACAGTTATGCAGAGTTTTATGGATAGCTTGGATGTAAACTCTGTTTTGGGAGAGGGGACTAAAGTAGTAATGACAAAACGCATTGGAGCCGAAAATACTTATGACTAAATTTTCTGAAGCAAACGATGAATTGCTGAAACGGATTTCGGAAGGCGATGAGAGTGCGCGGGAGGAAATAATAGAGCAGAATATAGGTCTTGTTCGCTCCATTGTTAAAAGATTTTTAGGCAGAGGCCATGAAGCTGAGGATCTGTTTCAGATTGGCTGTATCGGGCTTATTAAGGCTGTAAATAAGTTTGACAGAAGCTATGGCGTAACTTTTTCTACTTATGCAGTGCCAATGATAATAGGAGAAATTAAAAGGTTTATTAGAGACGACGGTATAATAAAAGTAAGCCGTGCGTATAAGGACATATCATACAAGGCTTTCACTGTCAAAGAAAGAATGATGGCGGAACAGAAGACAGAGCCCACTTTGGCAGAAATAGCAAATGAATTGAATATAACTCCTCAGGAGCTGTCAACAGCAATGGAGGCCGCAAGGTCCCCGGAATCTTTGTATGCTCAGACTGACGACGGAAAATCTGAGGGGCGGTCTTTGATAGAAAAACTTCCGTCTGACGAGGATTATGAACAAAAAATAGAGAACCGAATATTGCTTAGTCAGGCGTTTAAAGGAATGGATGAAAGAGAGAGAATGATAATATATATGAGATATTTTAGGCAGAAGACACAGTCAGAAATTGCAGCTATTTTAGGTATCTCGCAGGTTCAGGTTTCGAGAATTGAAAAAAAGGTTCTGATGAAAATGCGTGATAAATTAACAGGATGATATGTAAAATTTGTATATCATCAGATATTTTAGGTCATAATAATTCCAGACAGAATAAAATGGAAAAGGAGAGAATTTTTATGGCCGGATCTCAAAAAAATAAAAATCAGGAATATCTTGACTATGTAAACAGAACATCGCCCAAAAGTCCAATGCTCAAAAATATGCTGCTGGCATTTTTATTTGGGGGTCTGATATGTGTAATAGGACAAGCCTTTGGAGATTTATACAAAAATGTTTTTCACATGGATATTGAAAATTCAAAGACGGCAGTCAGTATAACTATGGTGTTTTTGGGAGCTTTGCTGACAGGACTTGATATATATCCTAAAATAGCAAAATATGCAGGGGCAGGTACTATCGTTCCGATAACAGGTTTTGCAAATTCCATAGCTTCACCGGCTATGGAGTTTAAACGAGAAGGTCTTGTTACAGGTATGTCAGCCAAGATGTTTGTTGTAGCCGGACCGGTGCTTGTTTATGGTATAACAAGTTCAATTGTTGTCGGAATAATATATTATCTTTATAAGATTTTGATAGGAGGTTAAATTTATGGCCGTTCGTTTAGGAAAGCAGACAATAGCACTTGAAGCTCCGGTATCTATAGTAAATACAGCCACAGTTGTGGGAACCAAGGAGAGCGAGGGGCCGTTGGCTCCATATTTTGATGTTCATTTGAATGATGCAGAGTGGAATGAAGAAACATGGGAAAAATCAGAAAGTAAAATGCAGAGGGAAGCTGCAAAACTGGCAATAAGAAAAGCCGGAATGGAACCCGGAAATATAGATTGTGCATTTGCAGGGGATTTGCTTAACCAGTGTATAAGCTCGGGCTTTAGTGCGAGAGAACTTGAAATACCATATTATGGCTTGTACGGAGCATGTTCAACCATGATAGAGGGATTGAGTTTAGGCGCTATAAGTATTGACGGAGGAGGATTTGACAGAACCATAGCAGTAGCGTCAAGCCACTTTTGTACAGCTGAAAGACAATATAGAACTCCTCTTGAGTATGGCGGACAGCGTACCCCAACAGCACAGTGGACTGTGACCGGAGCGGGAGCTGCGGTTCTTGAAAAAAGACAGTTTCCGCCTTATATTACCCATATAACAACAGGAAAGGTTATTGACTTTGGAGTGACAGACCCCAATAATATGGGAGGCGCGATGGCTCCGGCGGCAATAGATACATTAAAAGCGCATTTTAGAGATACAAAGAGATCACCTAAAAATTATGATTTAATTTTAACAGGAGATTTAGGAAAAGTAGGAAGAGAGATAGTTATAGATATGATGACAGCCGGCGGATTTGATATGGAACAAAATTATAATGACACCGGCTGTATGATATATGATTTTGAAACTCAGGATGTTCATGCCGGAGGCAGCGGATGTGGATGTGTTGCCGTTACTCTTTGCGGATATGTTTTTGAAATGATGAAAAAGGGTGAGTTAAATGATGTCCTTATATTGGGAACAGGCGCATTGTTAAGCCCGACGTCGTCTCTGCAGGGAGAATCAGTTCCGGGAATTGCGCATGCGATTTCACTTTCAACAACACCAGGAGGCGGAAAAAATGGATTATATTAATGCGTTTTGGGTAGGCGGACTCATATGCGTTGTAGCACAGATTTTAATAGATAAGACAAATATGACTCCGGCAAGGATTTTGGTACTGTATGTTGTTATAGGAACAATTCTCGGTGGAATTGGGATATATGACAAACTTGTGGATTTTGCTGGAGCAGGGGCAAGTGTGCCGCTTGTTGGATTTGGCAATGTTTTGGCCAAAGGCGTTATGAAAGCGGTTGACGCGAATGGTCTTATTGGAGTAATTACGGGAGGAACTGCGGCAGCAGCCGGAGGTATAGCGGCCGCAATATTCTTTGGGTTTTTAGTTGCATTAATTTTTGATCCAAAAGCTAAAAAATAATTTAAAATACTTCTTAATAAAAGCATATTACTTTATAATAATATTTTATATTTAATTTAAGTTTTTGACTTAAGATTTAAAATTTAAATTTAATGTGATTTATTATTGTTATAAGTTGTCAGTTATTTAAAGTATTTTTGCTTGTTTTAAATAATATTTCAGAAATGTGACAAACGTTTGATATAAACCATTTATTGTTTTTATTTTATGGTAAACCATTAAAAATTAACTTAACATGAATGTCAATGTTACAAAAGTATTAAAAGATTTTTGGTTAGGATATAATGATTAACGTATTTCCAGTAATCCCATAGTTTCTTATATATTACATTTTAAAATTTGCTTTTTGGATATTGAAATGATAACATATCAATTTGAAAAGTAATATATATATGAAATCAGAGTTAAAACTTTATTAGGAGGTGGGATTATTGATGGAGAGCGGTGCGAAACATGGGCATAAAAACAGCGACGGGACTTTTGGAATTATCAAAAGAGAAGTCAGGCTTGAAGGCTCCGCTGAATGCGTAGAATGTGTATTTGAGGGATTTCTCAGGTGTTGTTATGAAATAGAACTGAGGGAACATGAATTGGTTAGTATAGAATATTTGCTGACTATAGGACATGATAAGTTTCGCCATTATGGAATTAAAGCAATAATGAGAAATAAGGATAATGATATTTTAGATTGCTCTGTTGCTGAAAATAGGTTTGCTACACTAACTGAATGTATTATTAAAATGCAGATGCTGGCTAAAGACAAAGTCCTTCCATGCACTTTGCCTTATGTAGTATAAATTAAACCGTGTTGGTTTTTGTAATATAAAAAAAGACTGCCGCATTAGCGGCAGCCACAGAAACCAATATATACATAAATAAAAATCAGTTTATTCTATTGTTTGGTTGGTGTTGTCAACCTGAGCAGGTGCGCTTGGAACAATATTTCCGCTGTTTCTCATTTCGTTTCTATTATTTCTCACAATATTAACACATTGTTCTAAATCTTTCATAGAAGACATAACGACTTTTTCAACAGTTTCAAGAAGATTGTCTGCGTAATTAAAGGAAGAATCAGTAACTTGCTGTGCATTTGAACGAGCGTTTTCAATAATCTGATTGCCTTGAACGATAGCTTTTTTTGTAATCTCGTTCTCGTTGACCATGGCAATAATCTTATCTTCAGCACTTTTAATTAAATTATCAGCCTCAGTTTGAGCTTCCTGCAAAATTCTTTGTCTTTCTTCTTTAATCCATTTAGCTTGTTTTAAATCATCGGGAAGCTTTAGCTTAATCTCTTGAAGAACGTCTAAAAGTTCATCTTTATCAAGAATACAGCGTCCGGAAAACGGCACTGAAGCGCCTTTGTCGATTATATCCTCCAATTCATCCAACAATTCTAATGCATCCATATAAAATACCTCCTTGAAATATTAAGCCGGTCTAGTATTTTGAATTTTCGAAACGGCTTTTTATAATAGGGATTAAGTTGTCCGGAACGAGACCGTTAAGACATCCGCCATACTTTGCGATTTCCTTTACGATACTGGAACTTAAAAACATATATTCTTTACTTGAGTGCAGAAATAAAGTCTCAAGCTCTTCATATAAGGTTTGATTTGTAAGCGCCATTTGAAATTCATATTCAAAGTCGGATACCGCTCTAATTCCCTTAATAATTATCTGTGAATCAATTTTCTTCATAAAATCTACCAGCAGACCGGAAAACGATGTTATTTCAACATTTTCTAAGTCACCGGTAACAAGTTTTAACATTTCGACCCGTTTTTCAACTGAAAACAAAGGATTTTTTGAATTGTTGACGAGTACGGCAACAACTACTTTGTCAAAGAGTTTTGAAGCTCTTTTTATAACGTCCATATGTCCGTTTGTGCAAGGGTCAAAACTGCCTGGATATACCGCAGTTCTCATATAATCACCTCTGCATAACCGTTATTACCGTTTTGCCATATCTGGATGATTTTAAAATGTCAAACCCGGTACTTGTTATGTCTTCGCCGTCTGTCTCAGTTTCGGCTACTATAATTCCATTCTCTGATAAAAGATTGTATTCATAAATCTTATTCAGAGATTTAACAAGAAGCCCCTTATTATATGGGGGATCTAAA is from Monoglobus pectinilyticus and encodes:
- the spoVAE gene encoding stage V sporulation protein AE codes for the protein MDYINAFWVGGLICVVAQILIDKTNMTPARILVLYVVIGTILGGIGIYDKLVDFAGAGASVPLVGFGNVLAKGVMKAVDANGLIGVITGGTAAAAGGIAAAIFFGFLVALIFDPKAKK
- a CDS encoding ATPase; its protein translation is MDALELLDELEDIIDKGASVPFSGRCILDKDELLDVLQEIKLKLPDDLKQAKWIKEERQRILQEAQTEADNLIKSAEDKIIAMVNENEITKKAIVQGNQIIENARSNAQQVTDSSFNYADNLLETVEKVVMSSMKDLEQCVNIVRNNRNEMRNSGNIVPSAPAQVDNTNQTIE
- the coaD gene encoding pantetheine-phosphate adenylyltransferase, producing MRTAVYPGSFDPCTNGHMDVIKRASKLFDKVVVAVLVNNSKNPLFSVEKRVEMLKLVTGDLENVEITSFSGLLVDFMKKIDSQIIIKGIRAVSDFEYEFQMALTNQTLYEELETLFLHSSKEYMFLSSSIVKEIAKYGGCLNGLVPDNLIPIIKSRFENSKY